The following proteins are co-located in the Cutaneotrichosporon cavernicola HIS019 DNA, chromosome: 3 genome:
- a CDS encoding uncharacterized protein (component of the eukaryotic translation initiation factor 3 (eIF-3) complex, which is involved in protein synthesis of a specialized repertoire of mRNAs and, together with other initiation factors, stimulates binding of mRNA and methionyl-tRNAi to the 40S ribosome. The eIF-3 complex specifically targets and initiates translation of a subset of mRNAs involved in cell proliferation) yields the protein MSLDAPTSAIHLTQPPSGSSHLRPPALITIHPSVIASILTHHQRRPADSTTPRVIGTLLGVRSENGQEIDVRSSFAVPHSEGQEQVALDMPFQQGMMELLSKNGIKESIVGWYATHPDLNAYSALIQNYFSQETGASQAIHLTVDTDLDASGKKGLGIKGWVSSSLGLNPKPENCVFLPVPVVIKYADSERAGLDLLTSGNPTPSPSLPPLPSLSSSLSQLSTLIDNALEYVQAVNAGQNAGDAEVGRYLLEGVGRWSAGAGSNAEEGGIKEGLQDTLSVSYLSNLVRAQVELAGRLALLPQSQQ from the exons ATGTCGCTCGACGCTCCTACGTCCGCGATCCACCTCACTCAGCCCCCCAGCGGCTCGTCGCACCT gcggCCGCCCGCGCTCATCACGATCCACCCATCCGTGATCGCGTCCATCCTCACCCACCACCAGCGCCGGCCAGCGGACAGCACCACCCCCCGCGTCATCGGTACCCTCCTTGGTGTGCGCAGCGAGAATGGCCAGGAGATCGATGTGCGCTCCAGCTTTGCCGTGCCGCATTCGGAGGGCCAGGAGCAGGTTGCGCTTGACATGCCGTTCCAGCAGGGCATGATGGAGCTGCTCTCCAAGAACGGCATCAAGGAGTCGATTGTCGGATGGTACGCTACTCACCCCGACCTCAACGCCTACTCGGCTCTCATCCAGAACTACTTCTCCCAGGAGACTGGCGCGTCCCAGGCCATCCACCTCACCGTCGACActgacctcgacgccagcggCAAAAAGGGCCTCGGCATCAAGGGCTGggtctcgtcgtcgctcggTCTTAACCCCAAGCCTGAGAACTGCGTCTTCCTCCCGGTCCCCGTCGTCATCAAGTACGCCGACTCAGAGCGTGCTGGCC tcgacctcctcacctcggGCAACCCCACCCCGTCACCCTCGCTcccgcccctcccctcgctctcctcctcgctctcgcaGCTGTCGACCCTCATCGACAATGCACTCGAGTACGTCCAGGCCGTCAACGCCGGTCAGAACGCCGGtgatgccgaggttgggcgTTACCTTCTCGAGGGTGTTGGTCGCTGGTCGGCCGGCGCTGGCTCgaacgccgaggagggcggaaTCAAGGAGGGTCTGCAGGACACCCTCAGCGTGTCGTACCTGTCCAACCTGGTGCGCGCgcaggtcgagcttgctggccgcctcgccctgctTCCCCAGTCGCAGCAGTAG